The Kiloniellales bacterium genome includes the window CCGTTGAGCGATATCTCGTTGGTCATGCTGGAGCTAGTGTCGGTCTGAGCCCATCAATGCGGCCCAGGATGTCGGCGAACAACTCGCGTAGGGTTGCGACCTCTGCCATCTGGAGAACGACATAGCGTCCGTGGCGGACGACCTTGGCGCCTACAGCCCGGCTCTTCGGGGTACAGCGATCCTATCGGCGACATCGTCGGGACGGCGAGGATGGACTACTATTTGCCTTTGACTGACGAATACTTTAATACGCAAGTCTTCAGCGCGACGTAGAGCGCCTGGATTTGCCGCGGGAGGCCGAAGACACAGCGATGCGCATCGCCCTCTTCATCGCCCACTTCGACGCGGGCGGGGTCGCCGTGGTCGTGACCGACCTGGCCAACGCCCTGGCCGCGCGCGGCCACCAGGTCGAACTCCTGGCCCTGGACGGCAGTGGGCCGCTGAAGTCCCGGGCCGACGACTCGGTCCGCCTGGTCGACCTGGCCTGCGGTGCCGCGCGCTTTGCCCTGCCGCGTCTCATGACCTACCTGTCGACCGCCAAGCCGGACGTCGTCATCGGCGCCTCGACCCATATCAACACTCTGGTGATCCTCGCCGGCTTGTTGAGAGGCTTCCGGGGCCCGAGGATCATCGCGACCGAGCATTCCGCGCTCGGGCACCGGGCGACGACCTGGCGCGCCCGGCTCCTGTTCGCCCTGGTCCGGATGACCTACCGCCTGCCCCACCGGGTCGTCTGCTGCTCGGAGGGCATCCGGCAGGAGCTGATCGAGGAGTACGGGCTGCCGCCGGAGCGGATCGTCACGATCCACAACGCGGTCGTCGGCCCGCGGGCCCTGACCGCACTGGAAGCCGACTCCCAGGACCCCTGGCTGACCGCCTCGGACGATCCGCTGATCGTCACCGCGGGCCGCCTGCACCACCAGAAGGACCACAGGACCCTCCTGCTGGCCTTCGCCAGGCTCGCCGCCGAGCGCCCGGCCCGGCTGCTGATCCTCGGCGAAGGCGATGAGCGCCCGGGCCTCGAAGCCCTGATCCGGGACCTGGGCCTGGCCGAGCGCGTGCGGCTGGCCGGACAGGTCGACGACCCCTTGGCCCGGATGAAGGCGGCCGACCTCTTCGTGCTCTCCTCGCGCTTTGAAGGCCTACCCACGGTCCTGATCGAGGCCCTGCTCTGCGGTCTGCCGGTGGTCTCGACCGACTGCCGGCACGGGCCGCGCGAGATCCTCGAGGGCGGACGCTACGGAACCCTGGTGCCGGTCGGCGACCCGGAGGCCCTGGCCGCGGCCATGGTCCGGACCCTCGATGCGAAGAGAGATCCCGAGGCGCAGCGCCAGAGGGCGATGGCCTTCAGCGCCGATCCGGCGGCGGCGCGCTACGAGGCGCTCTTCGCCGATCGGCCGGAGCCGAAGGCTCTGCCTGCGGAGGTTTCCTGAGAATGGGCCTGGCCTGGTGCCGCCGTGCCGAACGGGCAAGCGGCCCTTCGGCCGATCAGCCCTCGCTGCCGTCGCTCTCGCCGCCGCAGGGGATCTCGCCCGGCCGGGAGGGAAAGCTGAGGCACTCCTCGGGCAGCAGCGGCTCCAGGGCCACGGCGACGTCGTGGGGATCGTCGAGAAAGGTCACGCCGAGCAGCATGCTGTCGCGCCAGGCGACCCGCATGGCAAGGTCGACCGGGTTGGCCAGGCGCAGCTTCAGGGCCAGGCGGACCGTCGCCTCCTCGAAGTCGGGAAGCGGCCGATCGAAGAGCAGGCGCGCGCCGTTTACCGAGAGGTCGATGACCATGCAGTTCAGCACCTCGTCGGCGACCAGGACGCAGCCGGACATGAACTTCACCGCCCGGGCGTAGGTCCGGCGTTCATCCTTCTCCAGCTTCAGTCTGACGAGATCCTTCACCGCTGCGGCCTCCTTCGGCCGACCTGCGTGGTTCTTACGCCATCCGAATTAACACCTTTAGGCTTAAGGTTTCCTTAGCCCGGCGCCGCTTTCGCGCCGCCGAAAGGTCGGGTTAACCGACCCCGGCTAGTCTCTGCCCGGCCGGCCCGAGGCCGCCGAGGCCGCCGGCGCCCGCCGACTCGCGGCGGCGGCGGAGCCAAAAGGGCCTTCACGGCGTCGGCCCGCGGAGTCAAGATCCCGACCCTGCGAGGGCGCGCCTCGCGTTTGCTTGGGGGAAAGGCATGCGTTCCAGGGGACGCGCGATCGCAAGCGCCGCCTTGCGATGGACACTCGAGTTCCTGCCGCGGAACCGCCTCGGCGAC containing:
- a CDS encoding glycosyltransferase, yielding MRIALFIAHFDAGGVAVVVTDLANALAARGHQVELLALDGSGPLKSRADDSVRLVDLACGAARFALPRLMTYLSTAKPDVVIGASTHINTLVILAGLLRGFRGPRIIATEHSALGHRATTWRARLLFALVRMTYRLPHRVVCCSEGIRQELIEEYGLPPERIVTIHNAVVGPRALTALEADSQDPWLTASDDPLIVTAGRLHHQKDHRTLLLAFARLAAERPARLLILGEGDERPGLEALIRDLGLAERVRLAGQVDDPLARMKAADLFVLSSRFEGLPTVLIEALLCGLPVVSTDCRHGPREILEGGRYGTLVPVGDPEALAAAMVRTLDAKRDPEAQRQRAMAFSADPAAARYEALFADRPEPKALPAEVS
- a CDS encoding PilZ domain-containing protein, with product MKDLVRLKLEKDERRTYARAVKFMSGCVLVADEVLNCMVIDLSVNGARLLFDRPLPDFEEATVRLALKLRLANPVDLAMRVAWRDSMLLGVTFLDDPHDVAVALEPLLPEECLSFPSRPGEIPCGGESDGSEG